TTTAGAACCACGATTTCCGTTCATTTTTTTGAGATTTGTATCATTTGAGAAACGTTCGCCTAATTTAGCAATACTATCAAAGAAAGTTTCATCGGCAAAATCGAAAGTTTCATCTTGAAAAGGTTTCGTGAAAAGTGACAACAAATCGTGAAACATCTCAGTAAAATATTCAATTTCCGAAGGCGAATCGTCCGGACGAAGAATCTCTAATTCAAACAATTTTTCGTTGAATCTTGTTTTATCTGTAATGACATTTTTATTAATCAATTCAAAATACGGAACATAAAAATCTTCCGGAATTTTCTTCATGCAACCAAAATCCAAAGCGATCAGATTATTTTGGTCGTCTACCAAAAAGTTTCCCGGATGTGGATCAGCATGTACTTTTCTTAAAACATGAATTTGATACATATAAAAATCCCAAAGTGCCTGACCAAGTTTGTCGCCCACTTCCTGATCTGTATTCTTAGCCGTAAACTCTGAAAGGTGAATTCCCGTCATCCAATCCATTGTAATGATTTTCTCTGACGAAAACTCCGGATAATAATTTGGGAACAATATATTCTCAATTTTATTGCAAGCTTTAACGACTTCTTGGCTTTGTTCAAGCTCCAGTAAATAGTTGGTTTCTTCGATAAGTTTATCTTCAACTTCCTTAAAATACTTATCAGAATCTTTTCCCTGAAGGTTAAACATTCTGATCGCAATAGGTTTTACCAAAGCCAAATCTGACGAAATACTATTGGCAACTCCAGGATATTGAATTTTTACAGCTAATTTTTTGCCGTTTTTAGTCGCCAAATGAACTTGTCCAATACTTGCTGCGTTTACAGAATTTGCATTGAATTCGTCAAATATTTCATAAGGTGTTTTTCCAAAATTGGTTTTGAAAGTTTTTAATACTAATGGTGCCGAAAGTGGCGGAACTGAAAACTGTGACAATGAAAATTTCTCCACATAAGCCTGAGGCAAAAAGTTTTTGTCCATGCTTAACATTTGAGCAACTTTTAATGCGCTGCCTTTTAGACTTTTTAATCCGTCATAAATATCCTCTGCATTATTTTCATTTAGTTTATCACGCGTTAAATCGGGATTTACCATTTTCTCAGCATAATGCTTAACATAGTTTACGCCAATTTTTGCGCCTGTTTGCACTAATTTTCCAGCTCTTTCTATTTTTGATGTTGGTATATAATCGATCGTTTTCATTGTTTGCTGTATATTTTTTCTTTGAACAGGAATTTTCCAAAATCCAAAAGATGATTCATTGGCGCAACATTCATTAATTCGAATGACACATTTACTGATTTTTCGATAAAAATATCGGTTTTCTCAAAAGCCGCCGATTCATCGTCCATCCAGAATTTTATAGTTATCATCAATTGCAGCCAAGCGGATTCCTGAATGGCTTTTTCCTGAAATTTTTGAAATTTTTCTTGTTCTAGTCTATAATCGTCTGTCAGAATTTCAGAAACATATTCTTTAAATCCTTCTCGAAGTGATGTTAATTGTACTAAATTTCTAATTGGATTTTTATCAATTTTCAAGGCTTGTAAAACATAACTTCTGTTGGCTGTCAAAATCTCAAAAAAGGTAAAATAGAAACTCAACATTTTATTCTTCATATCATATTCCTGATAATCGACATTTTTATGCAACAAATCAATTGTATTGACCAAAAAGAGTCTGAATATCTCTTTTTCTAAACCTTCTAATGTTCCAAAAAAGGAATAAAACTCAGCTTCCGTAAAATCATTTTCTTTCGCAAAATGATAAACTGACTTTGGCTTTTGCCCCTTTTCTAAAACCTCATCCATATATTTTGAAACGATATCATCCCTTGTAATTGCGTGTTTTTTAGTTGTCATTTCATTAAAATTTAGAATTTGCCTTAAAGGTAAGCAATGTTTAAGTACCTTTACTTATGCTTAAACCCGATGTACTGTTAAATATATTATAATATAATGGCTAAAAATGTTTTACTAACCGGAGGTACTGGATTTGTTGGTAAACATCTTACGGATGTACTTATCGACAATGGTTTTTTGGTTTCTATTTTAAGCCGTTCTGATCAAAAAAACACGCCTTCAATTACGTATTATAAATGGGATTTAAAGAAGAACTTTATTGATGAGAAAGCTATTCTTGAAGCAGATTATATTATCCATTTGGCAGGCGAAGGTATTGTAGAAAAAAGATGGACTACAAAACGTAAGAAAGCCATACTTGAAAGTCGTACAAAACCAATTGATCTTATTTTTTCTATTTTAAAAGAACAAAATAAAAATTTGGATGCTTTTATTTCGGCGTCAGGAATTGGATTTTATGGTGCTATTACAAGCCACAAAATATGTGATGAAACAACACCTCCGACAAATGATTTCCTTGGCAATACTTGTCAGGTTTGGGAAAACACCGTTGACCAGATCGCTACTTTGAACATTAGAACCGTAAAAATTCGCACAGGAATTGTTTTGGGCAAAGGCGAAGGTTTCCTAAAAGAAATTGTTCCAAGTTTTAAATCTGGTTTTGGAGCAGTATTAGGCACGGGAAAACAATATTTACCCTGGATTCATATCGACGATTTATGCCAGATTTATTTAAAAGCAATTCAGGACGAGCAAATACAAGGTGCTTATAATGCCTGCGTAACTGACACCACAACTAATTCAAGATTCTCTAAAGTATTGGCAAACTTATTTGGATATACAATTTGGCTTCCTAAAGTCCCAGCTTTTGTTTTAAAAATAGTTTTGGGCGAAATGAGTATAGCTATTTTAAAAGGCCAAAGAGTTTCCTCTGAAAAGATTCAAAAAACTGGTTTTGAATTTCAGTTTACAGATCTGGAAAAAACACTGGTAAATTGCTTGAATTAAAGCTTATTTCAAAGTTAAATACATTGAATCATTAGTTCGCACCACACCAATTAATTCTGTGTTTGCGGTTTGCGAAATTTTAGTTGCTATTCTGCTTGGAATTTGAATATTAAAATCAGTTACCAAAATAGGAAAATC
This genomic window from Flavobacterium sp. 9 contains:
- a CDS encoding AarF/ABC1/UbiB kinase family protein, whose translation is MKTIDYIPTSKIERAGKLVQTGAKIGVNYVKHYAEKMVNPDLTRDKLNENNAEDIYDGLKSLKGSALKVAQMLSMDKNFLPQAYVEKFSLSQFSVPPLSAPLVLKTFKTNFGKTPYEIFDEFNANSVNAASIGQVHLATKNGKKLAVKIQYPGVANSISSDLALVKPIAIRMFNLQGKDSDKYFKEVEDKLIEETNYLLELEQSQEVVKACNKIENILFPNYYPEFSSEKIITMDWMTGIHLSEFTAKNTDQEVGDKLGQALWDFYMYQIHVLRKVHADPHPGNFLVDDQNNLIALDFGCMKKIPEDFYVPYFELINKNVITDKTRFNEKLFELEILRPDDSPSEIEYFTEMFHDLLSLFTKPFQDETFDFADETFFDSIAKLGERFSNDTNLKKMNGNRGSKHFIYMNRTFFGLYNLMFDLKAKIVVTNYLKY
- a CDS encoding TetR family transcriptional regulator C-terminal domain-containing protein, whose product is MTTKKHAITRDDIVSKYMDEVLEKGQKPKSVYHFAKENDFTEAEFYSFFGTLEGLEKEIFRLFLVNTIDLLHKNVDYQEYDMKNKMLSFYFTFFEILTANRSYVLQALKIDKNPIRNLVQLTSLREGFKEYVSEILTDDYRLEQEKFQKFQEKAIQESAWLQLMITIKFWMDDESAAFEKTDIFIEKSVNVSFELMNVAPMNHLLDFGKFLFKEKIYSKQ
- a CDS encoding TIGR01777 family oxidoreductase, coding for MAKNVLLTGGTGFVGKHLTDVLIDNGFLVSILSRSDQKNTPSITYYKWDLKKNFIDEKAILEADYIIHLAGEGIVEKRWTTKRKKAILESRTKPIDLIFSILKEQNKNLDAFISASGIGFYGAITSHKICDETTPPTNDFLGNTCQVWENTVDQIATLNIRTVKIRTGIVLGKGEGFLKEIVPSFKSGFGAVLGTGKQYLPWIHIDDLCQIYLKAIQDEQIQGAYNACVTDTTTNSRFSKVLANLFGYTIWLPKVPAFVLKIVLGEMSIAILKGQRVSSEKIQKTGFEFQFTDLEKTLVNCLN